A window of the Labeo rohita strain BAU-BD-2019 chromosome 1, IGBB_LRoh.1.0, whole genome shotgun sequence genome harbors these coding sequences:
- the elfn1b gene encoding protein ELFN1: MAEAQMSISSGSGGHGGGMVTSALLCWAMALVFLSLTRVPVVQGDCWLIEGEKGFVWLAICSQNQPPYENIPLHINSTIVDLRLNENKIRSIHFSSLSRFGNLTYLNLTKNDISYIEDGAFSAQFNLQVLQIGFNKLRNLTEGMLRGLGRLQYLYLQANLIETVSANAFWECPAIENIDLSMNRIQLLDGATFRGLSKLTTCELYANPFSCSCELLGFLRWLVAFPNRTSERMVCDTPPGFSGYSLLSLNPRMPRFRNAFHALSSVCTDDNVTPNLQGSSDECTPTVLSPCGLDDCSSGTFPEETISISPTFLYPDARPIMKLKEVTHTSAIIMIQIPNPFRKMYILVLYNNSFFTDIQNLKSQREEIELQNLKSHTNYTYCVASIRNSLRFNHTCLTISTGPRTLQEHVVNDSTATHYIMTILGCLFGMLIVLGVVFHCLRKRKQQDEPKSKKLEKMKRNLIEMKYGTELEQGTISQLSQKQMLSAGETVQRMPYLPTASDSDQYKMQEISGTPKTAKGNYMEVRSEQPERSIRECSVPPSEASQGSVAEISTIAKEVDKVNQIINNCIDALKSDSTSFQAAKSGAVSTAEPQLVLISEHPPGKSGFLSPVYKGGYHHPLQRHHSMDAPQKRASTSSSGSLRSPRSFRSEGGYRSESKYIEKASPLDESGIITVTPAAAILRAEAERIRQYSEHRHSYPGPHHMDESIEVSGSRKSSILEPLTRSRPRELSYSQLSPQYHNLSGYSSPEYSCRPSLSLWERFKLHRKRHRDEEEYIAAGHALRRKVQFAKDEDLHDILDYWKGVSAQQKS; encoded by the coding sequence ATGGCTGAAGCACAGATGTCCATTTCGTCTGGGTCCGGTGGACATGGAGGAGGTATGGTGACCAGTGCCTTACTTTGCTGGGCTATGGCTCTTGTGTTCCTCTCATTGACAAGGGTGCCTGTTGTTCAAGGTGACTGCTGGCTGATCGAAGGGGAGAAGGGATTTGTATGGCTGGCAATCTGCAGCCAAAACCAGCCACCGTATGAAAATATCCCATTGCATATTAACAGCACAATAGTTGACCTGCGACTCAACGAGAACAAGATTCGAAGCATCCACTTTTCTTCCTTAAGTCGCTTCGGCAATCTCACATACCTGAATCTGACTAAGAATGACATCTCGTATATAGAAGATGGGGCTTTCTCAGCCCAATTTAATCTTCAAGTGTTGCAGATTGGCTTTAACAAGCTGAGGAACTTGACTGAGGGAATGCTGAGAGGACTGGGACGCTTACAGTACCTCTATCTTCAAGCTAACCTGATCGAAACCGTCTCAGCCAATGCCTTCTGGGAGTGTCCTGCGATAGAAAACATCGACCTCTCCATGAACAGGATTCAGCTGTTGGATGGTGCTACATTTCGTGGTCTGTCGAAGCTCACAACGTGTGAGCTCTATGCAAACCCGTTCAGTTGCTCATGCGAGCTGTTGGGGTTCCTGCGCTGGCTTGTCGCATTCCCAAACCGGACAAGCGAGCGGATGGTGTGTGACACACCCCCTGGGTTTTCAGGGTACAGTCTCTTGAGTCTGAACCCAAGGATGCCAAGATTTCGGAATGCTTTCCATGCACTCTCCTCGGTTTGTACCGATGACAACGTGACACCGAATCTTCAAGGATCTTCAGACGAGTGCACTCCCACAGTGTTGAGCCCTTGCGGACTGGATGACTGTTCCTCAGGAACATTTCCAGAGGAGACAATAAGCATCAGCCCCACCTTTTTATATCCAGATGCACGTCCGATAATGAAACTAAAAGAAGTCACCCACACAAGTGCAATAATCATGATTCAGATTCCAAATCCATTTCGTAAAATGTACATCCTTGTCCTGTACAATAACAGCTTCTTCACTGATATCCAAAACCTAAAAAGCCAGAGAGAAGAAATTGAGTTACAGAACCTTAAATCTCACACTAACTATACATACTGTGTGGCATCCATTCGCAATTCACTGAGATTCAATCACACCTGCCTGACCATCTCCACAGGACCAAGGACGTTGCAAGAACACGTGGTGAATGATTCAACCGCCACTCATTACATTATGACCATTCTCGGTTGTCTCTTCGGGATGCTGATCGTACTGGGTGTAGTGTTCCATTGCTTGAGAAAGCGCAAGCAGCAAGATGAGCCAAAGAGCAAGAAGCTGGAAAAGATGAAAAGGAATTTGATCGAGATGAAATATGGAACTGAACTGGAACAAGGGACTATATCACAGCTGTCACAGAAACAAATGCTGTCCGCTGGTGAAACAGTACAAAGGATGCCGTACTTGCCAACTGCCAGTGACTCAGATCAGTACAAGATGCAAGAGATCTCTGGAACACCAAAGACTGCAAAAGGGAATTACATGGAAGTGAGATCAGAGCAACCAGAGCGCAGCATTAGGGAATGCAGCGTTCCTCCATCGGAAGCCAGCCAGGGATCTGTTGCAGAGATATCCACCATCGCAAAAGAAGTGGACAAGGTAAACCAGATCATCAACAACTGCATCGACGCACTCAAATCCGATTCAACTTCATTCCAGGCTGCCAAATCCGGAGCTGTGTCCACAGCAGAACCGCAGTTGGTCCTCATATCAGAGCATCCACCGGGCAAGTCTGGGTTTCTGTCTCCAGTCTACAAAGGGGGGTACCATCACCCTCTACAGAGGCACCACAGTATGGATGCCCCACAAAAGCGTGCGAGCACATCCTCAAGCGGTTCGTTGCGCAGTCCACGTTCCTTCCGTTCGGAAGGAGGTTACAGATCAGAGTCCAAATATATCGAGAAGGCATCTCCGCTTGATGAGTCAGGAATCATAACGGTCACTCCGGCCGCTGCAATCCTGAGGGCGGAGGCAGAGCGGATTCGACAGTACAGCGAACACAGGCACTCCTATCCTGGTCCCCACCATATGGACGAGTCCATAGAGGTATCGGGAAGCCGGAAGTCATCTATTCTGGAGCCGCTGACGCGTTCCAGACCACGGGAGCTGTCCTATTCACAGCTCTCACCGCAGTACCACAATCTGAGCGGCTACTCCAGTCCCGAGTACAGCTGTAGGCCTTCTCTTAGCCTGTGGGAACGTTTTAAACTCCACCGCAAACGTCACAGGGATGAGGAAGAGTACATTGCGGCAGGTCATGCGTTAAGGAGGAAAGTACAGTTTGCCAAAGATGAGGACCTACATGACATTCTGGACTACTGGAAAGGAGTCTCTGCTCAGCAGAAATCATGA